From the Martelella mediterranea DSM 17316 genome, one window contains:
- the purB gene encoding adenylosuccinate lyase encodes MIPRYSRPEMTEIWSPETKFRIWFEIEAHACNALAEIGVIPESAAKTIWEKGSAATFDVARIDEIEAVTKHDVIAFLTHLAEIVGPDARFVHQGMTSSDVLDTCFNVQLTRASDLLLADLDKLLAALKRRAFEHKDTITIGRSHGIHAEPTTFGIKLAQAYAEFDRCRDRLVAARAEIATCAISGAVGTFANIDPRVEEHVAEAMGLKPEPVSTQVIPRDRHAMFFATLGVIASSVERLATEIRHLQRTEVLEAEEYFSPGQKGSSAMPHKRNPVLTENLTGLARMVRSFAMPAMENVALWHERDISHSSVERMIGPDATVTLDFALARLTGVIDKLLVYPETMMNNLNKFRGLVHSQRVLLALTQAGVSREDAYRLVQRNAMRVWEEGKDFLEELLADEEVRAALSEETIREKFDLGYHTKHADTIFKRVFGEA; translated from the coding sequence ATGATACCGCGTTATTCCCGCCCCGAGATGACGGAAATCTGGTCGCCGGAAACGAAATTCCGGATCTGGTTCGAAATCGAGGCCCATGCCTGCAACGCGCTGGCGGAAATCGGCGTGATCCCGGAAAGCGCGGCCAAGACCATATGGGAAAAGGGCAGCGCCGCGACCTTCGATGTCGCCCGCATCGACGAGATCGAGGCCGTCACCAAGCATGACGTCATCGCCTTCCTCACCCACCTTGCCGAAATCGTCGGCCCCGACGCCCGTTTCGTCCATCAGGGCATGACGTCGTCCGACGTGCTCGACACCTGTTTCAACGTCCAGCTCACCCGCGCGAGCGACCTGCTGCTCGCCGACCTCGACAAGCTGCTTGCCGCCCTGAAGCGCCGCGCCTTCGAGCACAAGGACACGATCACGATCGGCCGTTCGCACGGCATCCATGCCGAGCCCACCACCTTCGGCATCAAGCTGGCACAGGCCTATGCCGAGTTCGACCGCTGCCGCGACCGGCTTGTCGCCGCGCGCGCGGAAATCGCCACCTGCGCCATCTCCGGCGCCGTCGGCACCTTCGCCAATATCGACCCCAGGGTCGAAGAACATGTCGCTGAAGCCATGGGCCTGAAGCCCGAGCCGGTTTCGACCCAGGTGATCCCGCGCGACCGGCATGCGATGTTCTTCGCCACGCTCGGCGTGATCGCCTCGTCGGTGGAGCGGCTCGCCACCGAAATCCGCCACCTGCAGCGCACCGAGGTGCTGGAAGCGGAAGAATATTTCTCGCCGGGCCAGAAGGGCTCGTCGGCCATGCCGCACAAGCGCAACCCGGTTCTGACCGAAAACCTCACCGGCCTCGCCCGCATGGTGCGCAGCTTCGCGATGCCGGCGATGGAGAATGTGGCGCTGTGGCATGAGCGCGACATTTCGCACTCCTCGGTCGAACGGATGATCGGGCCCGACGCCACCGTAACGCTCGATTTCGCGCTCGCGCGGCTCACCGGCGTGATCGACAAGCTGCTCGTCTACCCCGAGACGATGATGAACAATCTCAACAAGTTCCGCGGGCTGGTACATTCACAGCGCGTGCTGCTGGCGCTGACGCAGGCCGGCGTGTCGCGCGAGGACGCCTATCGCCTCGTCCAGCGCAACGCCATGCGCGTCTGGGAGGAAGGCAAGGACTTCCTGGAGGAACTGCTCGCCGACGAGGAAGTGCGCGCCGCCCTTTCCGAAGAGACGATCCGCGAGAAGTTCGACCTCGGCTACCACACCAAGCATGCCGATACCATTTTCAAGCGGGTTTTCGGCGAAGCCTGA
- a CDS encoding RBBP9/YdeN family alpha/beta hydrolase, translated as MKASEADILLIPGYKNAGPGHWQSRWEQKLSTARRVEQAEWNKPVVGDWVDKLVETVNASTRPVVLVAHSLGIPTAILGLPRFEKPVAGGFFVAPPEVDNPKIRPKHLQTFGPYPRDPLPFPSIVIASRNDSFGSFDHAGDVANAWGSAFFDVGEAGHINEEDGFGPWPEGILMFGRFLAHL; from the coding sequence ATGAAAGCCTCCGAAGCAGATATCCTTCTTATCCCCGGCTACAAGAATGCCGGGCCGGGACACTGGCAGAGCCGCTGGGAGCAGAAGCTCTCGACGGCCCGGCGGGTGGAGCAGGCGGAATGGAACAAGCCGGTCGTGGGGGACTGGGTCGACAAACTCGTCGAGACGGTAAACGCCTCCACGCGCCCGGTCGTGCTGGTCGCTCATTCCCTCGGCATCCCCACCGCGATCCTCGGCCTGCCCAGGTTCGAAAAACCTGTGGCCGGCGGTTTTTTCGTCGCACCGCCGGAGGTCGACAATCCGAAGATTAGACCGAAGCATCTCCAGACTTTCGGTCCCTATCCGCGCGACCCGCTGCCATTTCCGAGCATCGTGATCGCCAGCCGCAACGATTCCTTCGGCTCCTTCGATCACGCCGGCGACGTCGCCAATGCATGGGGTTCGGCCTTCTTCGATGTCGGCGAGGCCGGGCATATCAACGAGGAAGACGGGTTCGGGCCCTGGCCCGAGGGCATATTGATGTTCGGGCGGTTTCTGGCGCATCTGTAA